DNA sequence from the Fusobacterium perfoetens ATCC 29250 genome:
TTGTATATTGTTGATACACGACATTTACGTTCGTATAATAGAAATGAGGTGACTTGAATGGAAAATAAAAAATTCAAGTCTATTAATTTTACAAAAAGTGGTGCAGGAAATCTAGTAGGAAAAATCATCTTACCTAAAAAATGGTTAGATGATATGGAAATTAATATTGATAACCCATTTATTGAACTTTCTTATAATGAAAATCAAAAACAAATCATTATAGAAAAGAAAAAGTAAAATTAATAGTTATTCCCATTTCCAACCAATATAAAAAACTATTTTCCCTACTGCCAATAGGGAATATCAGTTGAAAATGGGGTAGAATGAGTATAAATCATTCCGACAAATATATTATACTTGTTTTACCCCTAATTTTAAAGCAAAAAATAAAAAAAGGGGAGGTTTTATGAAAAAAATATTATTAATATTCATTTTTATTTTTTCTATTTCTTTTGGTTATTATAATTGTAAAGGAACTCTTAAAGAGGATATAGAATATTTAACTTTAAATTTAGAAGTAGCTCAATTTTTTAAGAGAGAAGGAATGAGTAATTGTAATATAAAATACTTAAAAAAATCTTTAGAATCATATAAAATATCTCAAGATATTTTAGAACATATAGAAAATTGGCACAAAAATCAATTACTAATAAATGAATCTTATTCTGAATTTTCATTAATACAAAATAATATAAATGAATCTATTGAAAGCATAGAAAATACTTTAAAGAAATTTAAAAAAATAGATTTATTATAAAATTATTAATTATAACAACTTTTATTTTTATACAATACTTATTTTTGTTAAAATTTTCAAGAGAGTTTGATATTCTATAAATTAGAATTTATAATACCCTCTTGATTTTTTTTATTGTCTATGTTAGAATTAATAAATTTTTTTAAGGAGGAAAAAATGTTTCCTAAAGGAATATTTATTGATTGTTTATGTATCTTAATAGGTACGAATATAGGTATAATGATAAAAAAATATATTTCTAATAATTTAAAAAATTATTTAAATACTATTTTTGGTATTGTTGCTATAGTAATAGGAATTATATCTATAATAAAATTAAATTTTTTACCAGCTGTTATTTTTTCACTTATATTAGGAGCTTTAATAGGAGAAATTACAAGATTAGATTTAAAAATTAAGTTCTTTTTTCAAAATTTAATAGAAAAATTTAACTTTAAAATTCCTGAAGATAAAGAAAAATATATGGAATTCTATCTTTTAGTAACTATAACTCTTTGTGCTAGTGGAACAAATATATTTAGTTCAATTATTGAGGGAGCCACAGGAGATTATACTATTTTACTTTCAAAAGCCGTAATGGATATATTTGCAGCTATAATTTTTGCAACTATATTAGGTCTTCCTATGAATTTAATTGTATTTCCACAATTTATAATTTTATCTTGTTTTTTTTATCTAGCTAAAATATTTATGCCATTAATTACTCCTTTTATGTTAAATGATTTTATTGCTGTAGGAGGAGTATTAACTTTTGTACTAGGTATAAATATAGCTAATATTAAACAAAT
Encoded proteins:
- a CDS encoding DUF554 domain-containing protein, with protein sequence MFPKGIFIDCLCILIGTNIGIMIKKYISNNLKNYLNTIFGIVAIVIGIISIIKLNFLPAVIFSLILGALIGEITRLDLKIKFFFQNLIEKFNFKIPEDKEKYMEFYLLVTITLCASGTNIFSSIIEGATGDYTILLSKAVMDIFAAIIFATILGLPMNLIVFPQFIILSCFFYLAKIFMPLITPFMLNDFIAVGGVLTFVLGINIANIKQINAINLLPSLLFVWPASFLFNLILH